In Betaproteobacteria bacterium, one genomic interval encodes:
- the hppD gene encoding 4-hydroxyphenylpyruvate dioxygenase, with protein sequence MIMDLFENPMGTDGFEFVEYTAVDTEALGRLFESMGFTAVARHRSKRVTLYKQGGINFIVNAEPDSFAQSFARVHGPSACAFGIRVKDAPAAFKRAVELGAKPYDGPVGPMELNIPAIQGIGGSLLYLIDRYGPRTIYDVDFVPVPGTDPDPRGVGLQYVDHLTHNVYVGRMDTWAEFYSKLFNFREIRYFDIKGKKTGLTSRALTSPCGKIRIPINEPSDQKSQIQEYLDAYHGEGIQHIALACSDIYETVEALRAKGVRFLDTPDSYYEAINKRMPAHGEDLARLAKNRILIDGEGLDKESKEDKLLQIFTDTVIGPIFFEIIQRKGNEGFGEGNFRALFEAIEADQIARGVI encoded by the coding sequence ATGATCATGGATTTGTTCGAAAACCCGATGGGCACCGACGGTTTCGAGTTCGTCGAGTACACCGCCGTCGATACCGAGGCGCTGGGCCGCCTGTTCGAAAGCATGGGCTTCACCGCCGTCGCGCGGCATCGCAGCAAGCGCGTGACTTTGTACAAACAGGGCGGCATCAATTTCATCGTCAATGCCGAACCGGACAGTTTCGCGCAATCGTTCGCGCGCGTGCATGGCCCTTCCGCCTGTGCGTTCGGCATTCGCGTCAAGGATGCGCCCGCCGCGTTCAAACGCGCGGTGGAACTCGGCGCCAAGCCCTACGACGGCCCGGTGGGGCCGATGGAATTGAACATCCCCGCGATCCAGGGCATCGGCGGTTCGCTTTTGTATCTCATCGATCGCTACGGTCCTCGCACCATTTACGATGTTGACTTTGTTCCGGTACCCGGCACCGATCCTGATCCGAGGGGCGTGGGGTTGCAGTACGTCGATCACCTCACGCACAACGTGTACGTCGGCCGCATGGATACCTGGGCCGAGTTCTATAGCAAGCTGTTCAATTTCCGCGAGATCCGCTACTTCGATATCAAGGGCAAGAAAACCGGCCTCACCTCGCGCGCGCTCACCAGCCCGTGCGGCAAGATCCGCATCCCGATCAACGAGCCTTCCGACCAGAAATCGCAAATCCAGGAATACCTGGACGCATATCACGGCGAAGGCATCCAGCACATTGCGCTGGCGTGTTCGGACATCTATGAAACGGTTGAGGCCCTGCGCGCGAAAGGCGTGCGATTCCTCGATACGCCGGATTCCTACTATGAAGCGATCAACAAGCGGATGCCGGCTCACGGCGAAGACCTGGCGCGCCTGGCGAAAAACCGCATCCTCATCGACGGCGAAGGCCTCGACAAGGAATCAAAGGAAGACAAGCTGCTGCAGATATTCACCGACACGGTCATCGGCCCGATCTTTTTCGAGATCATCCAGCGGAAAGGCAACGAGGGCTTCGGCGAGGGCAATTTCCGCGCGTTGTTTGAAGCCATCGAAGCCGACCAGATTGCGCGGGGCGTGATCTGA
- a CDS encoding tripartite tricarboxylate transporter substrate binding protein has translation MKFTAHHVARLLFMAATFIFASAALQANAQGAGSYPNKSIKIVVPFPPGGATDILARAIGFELQKAWGQTVVIENKPGAGGNTGADLVAKSPADGYTLIMATVGTHAINMSLYAKMPYDAVKDFEPVVLVAGVPNLLVVHPSVNAKTVRELTALAKSQPGKLNVASSGNGTSIHLSAELYKQMAGVDILHVPYKGSAPAVADLLGGQVQMMFDNMPVSLPHVKAGKLRALAVTSMTRSAALPDVPTMDEEGLKGFDATSWFGLLAPAGTPKDIVAKLNAASVKALASAEMRERLAAQGAEPMGNTPDQFAAFIKAEIDKWAKIVKASGARID, from the coding sequence ATGAAGTTCACGGCACATCACGTCGCTCGTCTGCTATTCATGGCCGCTACATTCATTTTCGCGTCGGCCGCGTTGCAGGCCAATGCGCAAGGCGCGGGAAGTTATCCCAATAAATCCATCAAGATTGTGGTGCCATTTCCGCCTGGCGGGGCGACCGATATCCTGGCGCGCGCCATCGGCTTTGAGTTGCAGAAAGCGTGGGGCCAAACCGTCGTCATTGAAAACAAACCCGGCGCGGGCGGCAACACCGGTGCGGACCTTGTGGCGAAATCGCCCGCCGACGGCTACACCTTGATTATGGCGACAGTCGGCACCCACGCCATCAATATGAGCCTCTATGCAAAGATGCCGTACGATGCGGTGAAAGACTTCGAGCCGGTCGTGCTGGTGGCGGGCGTACCCAATCTGCTGGTCGTCCACCCATCGGTGAACGCAAAAACGGTGCGCGAACTGACGGCGCTGGCCAAATCGCAGCCGGGAAAACTGAACGTGGCCTCGAGCGGCAATGGCACGTCGATCCATCTGTCCGCCGAACTCTACAAGCAGATGGCGGGCGTCGATATCCTGCACGTGCCGTACAAAGGCAGCGCACCCGCGGTCGCGGATTTGCTCGGTGGCCAGGTGCAGATGATGTTCGACAATATGCCGGTGTCGCTGCCGCATGTCAAAGCCGGAAAGCTGCGCGCGCTGGCGGTGACCAGCATGACGCGCTCCGCCGCGCTGCCGGATGTGCCGACGATGGATGAAGAAGGCCTGAAAGGATTCGATGCCACGTCCTGGTTCGGCCTGCTTGCGCCCGCCGGTACGCCCAAGGATATTGTTGCGAAACTCAACGCGGCATCGGTCAAAGCGTTGGCGTCAGCGGAAATGCGCGAGCGGCTCGCCGCGCAGGGTGCGGAACCGATGGGCAATACGCCGGATCAGTTTGCCGCGTTCATCAAAGCAGAAATCGACAAGTGGGCGAAGATCGTGAAAGCGTCGGGGGCACGGATCGATTGA
- a CDS encoding PilT/PilU family type 4a pilus ATPase codes for MSVLIKLFELMAQKNASDIFISAGSPITIKINGNSMPVNPQVLSGEDAKKLFYEVLQPHQIERFEKELELNLSKPIEGVGNFRINMMWQKGTVAGVVRYISSNIPSIDSLQVPNVLKQVVMEKRGLILVVGATGCGKSTTLAAMLDFRNQMRAGHILTFEDPIEFIFTPRKSVINQREIGNDSHSFHEAMRNAMRQAPDAILVGEIRDIETMKSAMMYALSGHLCLATLHANNSYHAMNRIINFFPLDQRAILLADLGVSLKCIISQRLVKNVEGTRTAAVEVLMNTTNIAELISEGKVGEIKEAMEKSLTPGSQTFEQDLFRLIRTEKISVEEGLTNADSSTNLSLLIGNSGMVPVYKDGVAPPPRPGSGPSFGEFKIS; via the coding sequence ATGTCCGTATTGATCAAATTGTTCGAATTGATGGCGCAAAAGAATGCGTCCGATATTTTCATCTCCGCCGGCTCGCCGATCACCATCAAGATCAATGGCAACTCGATGCCGGTCAATCCGCAAGTACTGAGCGGCGAGGACGCGAAGAAGCTTTTCTACGAGGTCCTGCAACCGCATCAGATCGAGCGCTTCGAAAAAGAACTTGAACTGAACCTTTCCAAGCCGATCGAGGGCGTCGGCAATTTCCGCATCAACATGATGTGGCAGAAGGGCACTGTTGCCGGCGTGGTGCGCTATATCAGCAGCAACATTCCTTCCATCGACAGCCTGCAGGTGCCGAATGTGCTGAAGCAGGTGGTGATGGAAAAACGCGGGCTGATCCTGGTCGTTGGCGCCACCGGCTGCGGAAAATCCACCACGCTTGCGGCGATGCTGGATTTTCGCAACCAGATGCGCGCCGGCCATATCCTGACGTTCGAGGACCCGATCGAATTCATTTTTACGCCGAGAAAATCCGTCATCAACCAGCGTGAAATCGGCAACGATTCGCACAGCTTTCACGAAGCCATGCGCAACGCCATGCGCCAGGCGCCGGACGCGATCCTGGTGGGCGAGATCCGCGATATCGAGACCATGAAAAGCGCCATGATGTATGCGCTATCGGGCCATCTATGCCTCGCCACCCTGCACGCGAACAACAGCTATCACGCGATGAACCGCATCATCAATTTCTTCCCGCTCGACCAGCGCGCCATTCTGCTCGCCGACCTGGGTGTCTCGCTGAAATGCATCATCTCGCAGCGCCTGGTCAAGAACGTTGAAGGCACCCGCACGGCTGCGGTTGAAGTGCTGATGAATACCACCAACATCGCGGAATTGATTTCCGAAGGAAAAGTGGGTGAGATCAAGGAGGCGATGGAGAAATCGCTCACGCCGGGATCGCAGACGTTCGAACAGGATTTGTTCCGGCTGATTCGCACCGAGAAAATCTCTGTCGAGGAAGGCCTCACCAACGCCGATTCGTCCACCAACCTGTCGCTGCTCATCGGCAACTCCGGGATGGTTCCGGTCTACAAGGATGGTGTGGCGCCGCCGCCACGACCGGGTAGCGGGCCCAGCTTTGGAGAGTTCAAGATCAGCTAG
- the dapD gene encoding 2,3,4,5-tetrahydropyridine-2,6-dicarboxylate N-succinyltransferase: MNLDQLKNTIDQAWEKRDSLSPQVNNQESPIGAAVEEVILRLDRGELRVAEKINGEWVTHQWLKKAVLLSFRLRPNELMQEGELESSRCVTRYFDKVPSKFAAYSANDFIEGGFRVVPPAMARRGAFIGKGVVLMPSYVNIGAYVDEGTMVDTWATVGSCAQIGKNVHLSGGVGIGGVLEPLQANPTIIEDGCFVGARSEVVEGVIVGEGSVISMGVFIGQSTKIFNRATGEVSYGKVPPYSVVVSGSLPSADGRYSLYCAVIVKQVDAQTRAKTGINELLRS, translated from the coding sequence ATGAATCTCGACCAACTGAAAAACACCATAGACCAGGCGTGGGAAAAGCGCGACAGTCTCAGTCCGCAAGTAAACAATCAGGAAAGCCCGATCGGCGCGGCCGTGGAAGAAGTAATTCTCCGTCTCGATCGCGGCGAATTGCGTGTCGCTGAAAAAATCAATGGCGAGTGGGTCACGCATCAGTGGCTGAAAAAAGCGGTGCTGCTGTCGTTCCGGCTGCGTCCGAACGAACTGATGCAAGAAGGGGAATTGGAAAGCTCCCGGTGTGTTACGCGTTACTTCGACAAAGTACCATCGAAGTTCGCCGCTTACTCCGCGAACGACTTCATCGAAGGCGGCTTCCGCGTGGTGCCACCGGCCATGGCCCGTCGCGGCGCATTTATCGGCAAGGGCGTGGTGCTCATGCCCTCGTACGTCAACATCGGCGCGTATGTCGATGAAGGCACCATGGTCGATACCTGGGCGACCGTCGGCTCCTGCGCGCAGATCGGCAAGAATGTGCACCTCTCCGGTGGCGTCGGCATCGGCGGCGTGCTGGAACCGCTGCAAGCCAACCCGACCATCATCGAAGATGGCTGCTTTGTCGGTGCGCGCTCGGAAGTGGTCGAAGGCGTGATCGTCGGCGAGGGCTCGGTGATTTCGATGGGCGTATTCATCGGTCAATCAACCAAGATCTTTAACCGCGCCACGGGCGAAGTGAGCTACGGGAAAGTGCCGCCCTATTCGGTGGTGGTGTCCGGAAGCTTGCCCTCCGCTGACGGGCGGTATAGTCTCTATTGTGCGGTAATCGTCAAGCAGGTCGATGCGCAGACCAGGGCGAAGACCGGCATCAACGAGCTATTGAGAAGCTGA
- a CDS encoding class I SAM-dependent methyltransferase, producing MFLPLTFTGERFVPGDPNAKGEMWYEHWHRYHYVLPLVAGKSVLDVACGEGYGSALMSQHATEVCGVDISAEAISHGRNAYPGRANLQLIEASCTQMPFEAARFDMVVSFETIEHILEQAAFLEEIKRVLKPDGVLILSCPNKAEYSDKRGFQNKFHVKELYRPELKALLAACFSHKRWLSQRNAFVSVIQPEKPDDAAGESLTVSQAASDRPVTPLPALYELVVAGNDAATIAALPLRVSVFTDAEEWAYNDYRKTYQKYLKHANREVELQARCDLLTAELAALHDSAVVAAAAATEPRAPVESWLVRLIKRLSS from the coding sequence ATGTTTCTGCCGCTTACATTTACCGGTGAACGCTTCGTCCCCGGCGATCCCAACGCCAAGGGTGAGATGTGGTACGAGCATTGGCATCGCTACCACTATGTGTTGCCTCTGGTGGCCGGCAAAAGCGTTCTGGATGTGGCATGCGGCGAAGGCTACGGCAGCGCGCTGATGAGCCAGCATGCGACTGAAGTATGCGGAGTAGACATTTCCGCGGAAGCAATCTCGCATGGACGCAACGCTTACCCCGGTCGCGCCAATCTTCAATTGATCGAAGCATCGTGTACGCAAATGCCATTCGAGGCGGCGCGTTTTGACATGGTGGTGTCGTTTGAGACCATTGAGCATATCCTCGAGCAGGCGGCGTTTCTCGAGGAAATCAAGCGCGTGCTCAAGCCCGATGGCGTGCTGATACTTTCCTGCCCGAACAAGGCGGAATATTCGGACAAGCGCGGGTTCCAGAACAAGTTTCACGTCAAGGAGTTGTATCGCCCCGAACTCAAGGCGCTTTTGGCAGCCTGCTTCAGCCACAAGCGCTGGTTATCGCAGCGAAACGCGTTTGTTTCCGTGATCCAGCCTGAGAAGCCGGATGACGCGGCGGGCGAATCGCTCACGGTATCGCAGGCCGCGTCGGACCGGCCCGTCACACCGTTACCGGCCCTGTATGAGCTGGTGGTGGCGGGCAACGATGCCGCCACCATCGCCGCACTGCCGCTGCGTGTTTCGGTATTCACCGATGCGGAAGAATGGGCCTACAACGATTACCGCAAGACCTACCAGAAGTACCTGAAGCACGCCAATCGTGAAGTGGAACTGCAGGCTCGCTGTGATTTGCTCACCGCTGAACTGGCCGCCCTGCATGATAGTGCCGTCGTCGCCGCGGCGGCGGCTACTGAGCCGCGCGCGCCGGTAGAATCGTGGCTGGTACGCCTGATCAAACGTCTTTCCAGTTAG
- a CDS encoding DMT family transporter has protein sequence MSSRTTTALPILAILFGATSWGIIWYPFRLIESQGLSSPVATIIAYVVAVVVGGVVFFRAWREFPRHAGWLLAIGLTAGITNVSYLVAIMQAEVVRIVLLFYLAPLWTVPLARLILGERLTRTGYAVMLVALSGAIVMLWRPELGLPAPRNYYEWLGLVAGFTFAVCNVLVKAARQASPEAKSLAGCIGVLIVALPVAMLIGPATSAWMALAAPHIVLLAVLGVMLIATSVALQYGLTHLSANYAAVIMLFELIVAAIAAHYLAGEVTHAQEWVGGGMIVASGLFATVAESRANKRRAVLET, from the coding sequence TTGAGTTCCCGAACTACCACGGCACTACCGATCCTGGCAATCCTGTTCGGCGCCACGTCGTGGGGAATCATCTGGTATCCGTTCCGGCTGATTGAATCGCAAGGCTTGTCCTCGCCGGTGGCAACGATCATCGCCTATGTCGTCGCGGTGGTGGTGGGCGGCGTCGTGTTTTTCCGGGCGTGGCGGGAGTTTCCCCGCCATGCCGGTTGGCTGCTGGCGATAGGATTGACAGCGGGCATCACCAATGTGTCGTATCTGGTGGCGATCATGCAGGCGGAGGTGGTGCGCATCGTGCTGCTTTTTTATCTCGCGCCGCTGTGGACGGTGCCGCTCGCACGACTGATCCTCGGCGAGAGACTGACGCGCACCGGCTACGCGGTGATGCTGGTGGCGTTGAGCGGCGCCATCGTCATGTTGTGGCGGCCCGAGTTGGGCCTGCCGGCGCCGCGCAATTACTACGAATGGCTGGGCCTGGTGGCAGGCTTCACGTTCGCTGTCTGCAACGTATTGGTGAAGGCCGCGCGGCAGGCGTCGCCCGAAGCAAAATCGCTGGCCGGGTGCATCGGCGTGCTGATCGTCGCGCTGCCCGTGGCAATGCTGATCGGCCCCGCGACCTCGGCGTGGATGGCGCTGGCCGCCCCGCATATCGTGCTGCTCGCGGTTCTCGGCGTGATGCTGATCGCGACCAGCGTCGCGCTGCAGTATGGCCTGACGCACCTCAGCGCCAACTACGCTGCCGTGATCATGCTGTTCGAATTGATCGTGGCGGCCATCGCCGCGCATTATCTTGCGGGCGAAGTCACTCACGCGCAGGAATGGGTGGGTGGGGGAATGATCGTTGCCAGTGGACTATTTGCCACGGTGGCGGAGTCGCGAGCCAACAAGCGCCGGGCGGTGTTAGAGACATGA
- a CDS encoding universal stress protein has product MLKVLIPVNDSRNCQFAVKHVIKEFMNNTAMEIHLLNVQHPFNGDIARFVSKKTLHDYHRDEADKVLAPIRQMLDGFSIPYSTHVEVGHKAKVITATAHRLHCNLIVMSTSRKNSLTRLVEDSVTNKVLELTSVPVELIAGDAMSKWERYGIPAGLGGLLALVFLAAAD; this is encoded by the coding sequence ATGTTAAAGGTACTTATCCCCGTCAACGATTCCCGCAATTGTCAGTTCGCGGTGAAGCATGTCATCAAGGAATTCATGAACAACACAGCGATGGAGATTCACTTGCTGAATGTTCAGCACCCGTTCAACGGAGACATCGCGCGGTTCGTCAGCAAAAAGACGCTCCACGACTATCATCGCGACGAAGCGGACAAAGTGCTGGCGCCGATCAGGCAGATGCTCGATGGATTCAGCATTCCCTACTCGACTCACGTCGAGGTCGGACATAAGGCGAAGGTTATCACCGCCACCGCGCACCGTTTGCACTGCAACCTGATCGTCATGAGCACGTCACGCAAAAACTCGCTCACCCGGCTGGTCGAAGATTCGGTGACGAACAAGGTGCTTGAATTGACCTCGGTGCCGGTTGAGCTGATCGCAGGCGACGCCATGTCGAAATGGGAGCGCTACGGCATTCCGGCAGGGCTCGGTGGGCTGCTCGCACTGGTTTTTCTTGCGGCAGCGGACTAG